Proteins from a single region of Gossypium arboreum isolate Shixiya-1 chromosome 1, ASM2569848v2, whole genome shotgun sequence:
- the LOC108481263 gene encoding laccase-11-like: MKLDSYLQLFFLGCFYFSWFLSSPAEAVRKYQFDIRVKNVSRLCHAKPIVTVNGRFPRPTIYAREGDRVLVNVTNYAQYSISIHWHGLKQIRNGWADRPTYITQCPIKTGHSYTYDFTVMGQRGTLWWHAHILWLRATVYGAIVIMPKEGRMFPFPQPHGEIKIILGEWWNSDVETLVNQANKLGLPPPTSDSHTINGKPGPLLPCSSKRKYQL, encoded by the exons atgaagCTTGATAGTTACTTGCAGTTGTTTTTTCTCGGTTGCTTCTACTTTTCTTGGTTTTTGAGTTCTCCAGCTGAAGCTGTGAGGAAGTATCAGTTTGAT ATAAGAGTGAAGAATGTGAGCAGGCTTTGCCATGCAAAACCAATTGTCACCGTGAATGGAAGGTTTCCAAGACCGACCATCTACGCAAGAGAAGGAGATCGAGTTCTTGTCAACGTCACCAACTATGCACAATATAGCATCTCTATTCATTG GCATGGGTTAAAGCAAATTCGTAATGGTTGGGCGGATAGACCTACATACATAACACAATGCCCCATCAAGACTGGACACAGCTACACCTATGATTTTACTGTCATGGGACAACGAGGAACACTATGGTGGCATGCACATATTTTATGGCTAAGAGCTACTGTCTACGGTGCCATTGTCATCATGCCGAAAGAAGGAAGGATGTTTCCATTCCCTCAACCTCAtggagaaattaaaataattctag GGGAATGGTGGAATTCAGACGTTGAAACGCTTGTAAACCAAGCCAATAAGTTGGGGTTGCCACCACCAACCTCTGATAGTCATACGATCAACGGGAAACCGGGGCCACTTTTACCGTGTTCTTCGAAACGTAAGTACCAGCTTTAG